A part of Candidatus Electrothrix aestuarii genomic DNA contains:
- a CDS encoding pentapeptide repeat-containing protein, whose protein sequence is MNELSENGLNISRPVSVWNKDISLEPRKFLQGIGKMVIEGVCQDWSDLGSAAVDTLDALGLARKPGDLAWLLIYRSLAAALFDLVKNSSDLFRNRPDEEQLKALSTRFEEQMGRAEVTITPKFFNWPGDLSLLKDLQGPLRDWLQGLGAQQTDAEQITCRLPDYFVFALHETWRKAPQDYAALSQHFDSPFTRATDEVLSWQLYKQWLQRQVSERMFEEAFGVEKVYVPLRAYYEEKEQDEERGPELAPQRDAGQRIVVDLESEFRNWLDNFAAGPAVRFISGGPGSGKSTFAKIFAARIARETDIPCLYIPLHLFDAADNLTDAMERHIRNNRFLSGNPLDAKEGKDRLLLIFDGLDELALQGKAASEVANNFVDEVLRRIQEYKSQGLHRQVIITGRTIAVQEVAAKLREHRQITHVLPYFVAEEEREEYSDPDKLLTADQRQLWWQQYGTAAGKGYAGLPAELAREHLAEITAQPLLNYLVALSYDRKTIEFSDETTLNQIYADLIRAVYCRQYEEGGRVSACTGGLEEKDFIRVLEEIALAVWHGDGRTATVAGIRAKCKSGGIERYLERFQEGAKAGVTRLLTAFYFRQSDSRQDGDPTFEFTHKSFGEYLTALRIVRVLRQMEKQRRRRQEDPDDGWSEKEALQHWTGFSAITEMDKDLLRFISNEFRAMTQEELLDLQAMVCGLLSYTINQGLPFPEDFKDKGFKEHLHLAQNAEEALLAVHFHIAELTKEVSRLDLESRVAFGEWIRRVNGLGDCADWLGFLDLSDYYLPTQNFYNANFTTCNFKKIWLHSTLLVNANLGGAQLENALLFRVNFEHANLEGANLKNAILIDANLRNAKLEGANLEGANLDGAILTGTILEKKER, encoded by the coding sequence ATGAACGAACTTTCTGAGAACGGACTCAATATCAGCAGGCCGGTTTCTGTCTGGAACAAGGACATCAGTCTTGAACCGAGGAAGTTTCTGCAAGGTATCGGCAAGATGGTGATCGAAGGGGTGTGCCAAGATTGGAGTGACTTAGGCTCGGCTGCCGTGGACACCCTGGATGCACTTGGTCTGGCCAGGAAGCCCGGCGATCTGGCCTGGTTATTAATATACCGCTCCCTGGCAGCCGCTCTTTTTGATTTGGTGAAGAACTCCTCTGACCTGTTCCGCAATCGCCCTGATGAAGAACAGCTCAAAGCCCTTTCCACCCGTTTTGAAGAGCAAATGGGCCGGGCCGAGGTGACTATTACCCCGAAGTTCTTTAACTGGCCCGGCGACTTGTCGCTGCTCAAGGATTTACAAGGGCCTTTACGCGACTGGCTGCAAGGGCTGGGTGCGCAACAGACAGATGCCGAGCAGATCACCTGCCGTCTGCCGGATTACTTTGTCTTTGCTCTGCATGAAACATGGCGCAAGGCCCCGCAGGACTACGCCGCCCTGAGCCAGCATTTCGACAGCCCGTTCACTCGCGCCACAGATGAAGTCCTGAGCTGGCAGCTCTACAAGCAATGGCTGCAACGTCAGGTCAGCGAGCGGATGTTTGAAGAAGCATTCGGCGTGGAAAAGGTCTATGTGCCGTTGCGGGCTTATTACGAGGAAAAGGAGCAGGACGAGGAGCGCGGCCCGGAGCTTGCGCCGCAGCGGGATGCGGGGCAACGGATCGTGGTGGATCTGGAAAGCGAGTTCCGCAACTGGCTGGACAACTTCGCGGCAGGCCCGGCAGTGCGCTTCATCAGCGGCGGGCCGGGTTCGGGCAAGTCCACCTTTGCCAAGATCTTCGCCGCCCGGATCGCCAGGGAAACCGACATCCCCTGCCTGTACATCCCCCTGCATCTCTTTGATGCTGCGGATAATCTGACCGATGCAATGGAGCGGCATATCCGCAACAACCGTTTCCTGTCCGGCAACCCCCTTGATGCCAAGGAGGGCAAAGACCGGCTCCTGCTCATCTTTGACGGCCTGGACGAACTGGCTTTGCAGGGCAAGGCGGCCTCGGAAGTCGCGAATAACTTTGTTGATGAAGTGCTGCGTCGCATTCAGGAATATAAGAGCCAGGGCCTGCACCGGCAGGTCATTATCACCGGGCGGACGATTGCGGTGCAGGAGGTGGCGGCCAAGCTGCGCGAGCATCGGCAGATAACGCACGTTCTGCCCTATTTTGTTGCGGAAGAGGAGCGCGAGGAATATTCCGACCCGGACAAGCTGCTGACTGCGGATCAGCGGCAGCTATGGTGGCAGCAGTACGGCACGGCTGCGGGCAAGGGCTATGCGGGCCTGCCTGCGGAGCTGGCGCGGGAGCATCTGGCTGAGATCACAGCCCAGCCGCTGCTCAATTACCTGGTCGCTCTCAGCTATGACCGCAAGACCATCGAGTTTAGCGACGAGACCACCCTGAATCAAATCTATGCCGACCTTATCCGGGCGGTCTATTGCCGTCAGTACGAAGAGGGCGGCCGGGTGAGTGCTTGCACGGGCGGGCTGGAGGAGAAAGACTTCATCCGGGTATTAGAAGAAATCGCCCTAGCGGTCTGGCACGGGGACGGGCGCACGGCCACGGTGGCCGGGATTCGGGCAAAGTGCAAGTCAGGCGGCATTGAACGCTATCTGGAGCGGTTTCAGGAAGGGGCCAAGGCGGGTGTGACCCGCCTGCTCACCGCCTTCTATTTCCGGCAGAGCGACAGCCGCCAGGACGGCGACCCGACCTTTGAGTTCACCCATAAGAGCTTTGGTGAATACCTGACCGCCCTGCGCATTGTCCGGGTTTTACGGCAGATGGAGAAGCAGCGCAGGCGGCGGCAGGAAGACCCGGATGACGGCTGGTCGGAAAAAGAGGCCTTGCAGCACTGGACCGGCTTTTCTGCAATCACGGAGATGGACAAAGACCTGCTGCGCTTTATCAGCAACGAGTTTCGGGCCATGACGCAGGAGGAGCTGCTCGACTTGCAGGCTATGGTGTGCGGGCTGCTCAGTTACACCATCAATCAGGGCCTGCCTTTTCCTGAAGACTTTAAGGACAAAGGCTTTAAGGAGCATCTGCACTTGGCCCAGAATGCAGAAGAGGCTCTGCTGGCCGTGCATTTTCATATCGCAGAGCTGACCAAAGAAGTTTCCAGACTGGACTTGGAGTCGCGTGTAGCCTTTGGGGAATGGATTAGACGAGTAAATGGGCTTGGGGACTGTGCAGACTGGCTAGGCTTCTTGGATTTATCCGACTATTATCTTCCAACACAGAATTTTTATAATGCAAACTTTACAACGTGTAATTTTAAAAAAATATGGTTGCATTCTACACTTCTTGTAAATGCAAATTTGGGCGGGGCGCAGCTTGAAAACGCGCTCCTTTTCAGGGTCAATTTTGAACATGCTAATCTTGAAGGAGCAAATCTCAAGAATGCAATCCTTATTGATGCGAATTTGCGAAACGCAAAACTGGAAGGGGCCAATTTGGAAGGAGCGAATTTAGACGGTGCCATTCTCACAGGCACCATCTTGGAAAAGAAGGAGAGGTAG
- a CDS encoding ubiquinone/menaquinone biosynthesis methyltransferase, whose protein sequence is MINKSCSLAPSSDLCILTASQDERKEHVRRTFASISHRYDFLNGLLSLLLDRCWRRRTARSLRDIPEGPVLDLCAGTLSMSRELARQAPDRHIYALDFCENMLKAGVKKLEDDPYLSRIFPICGDGEAIPAGGNIFSGCTVAFGLRNLVNRRQGLAEIHRVLRPGGRLLILEFSRPTNRLFKPFYTYYLHHIMPCIAGVCAENREAYKYLAQSIALFYEPEELLTMMREAGFTAVERKQLTLGIVSIYRGIKPPGGR, encoded by the coding sequence ATGATTAACAAGTCCTGCTCTCTTGCCCCCTCCTCTGACCTCTGCATACTCACGGCCTCTCAGGATGAAAGAAAGGAGCATGTGCGCCGGACCTTCGCCTCTATCAGCCATCGCTATGATTTCCTGAACGGCCTGCTCTCCCTGCTCTTAGACCGCTGCTGGCGCCGGCGCACTGCCCGTTCGCTCCGCGATATCCCAGAAGGTCCGGTACTGGATCTCTGCGCCGGAACCCTGTCCATGTCCAGGGAACTTGCCCGCCAGGCGCCGGACCGGCACATTTATGCTCTGGATTTCTGCGAGAACATGCTTAAAGCCGGGGTGAAAAAGCTGGAGGATGATCCGTATCTATCAAGGATCTTCCCCATCTGCGGAGATGGTGAGGCGATTCCGGCAGGTGGGAACATCTTCAGCGGCTGTACTGTGGCCTTCGGCCTCCGCAACCTTGTCAACCGCCGACAGGGCCTGGCCGAGATCCACCGGGTTCTTCGTCCCGGAGGCAGATTGCTGATCCTGGAATTTTCCCGTCCCACCAATAGGCTATTTAAGCCCTTCTACACCTACTATCTCCATCATATCATGCCCTGCATCGCCGGAGTCTGTGCAGAAAACAGAGAGGCATACAAATATCTTGCCCAATCCATTGCTTTGTTTTATGAACCAGAGGAGCTGCTTACCATGATGCGGGAGGCGGGCTTCACTGCGGTGGAGCGCAAACAGCTGACCTTGGGGATTGTTTCAATCTATAGAGGGATAAAACCACCGGGAGGCAGGTGA